CATTGTCTTGAATTCTTTGTCGTAACGTTTTCTTTTTTTTATTGTCATGTTGTAAAGATAAGTGCTTTATCTAATTGTCCGAACAAATGTAGCACATCCAGTTACATCGGTTGATGTAAATGGGATGCACTGTTTCAGATATCAAATGATATGTTTCAGCAACTATCGATATATATATCGGATACGACATCGATTGATGTAAACGGGATGCACTGTTTCTGACATCAAATGATATGTATCTGCAACCGTAGAGACAAGGCACTGCCTTGTCTAAAATCATGCAATCCAACGATATTCAATACGTTGAATCCAGAAATTTAGTGGATTACCTCTATATATTTGTCGTGAGGAGGCATCCACTTCTTTAAATAAGAACTATCTTTTTTCACATTTTGGGGATAACCATAATGGGTGAATACAATAGGATTGTCTGCTTTTCCTTGAACATCTTTGAAAGAGATTGGAGTAAAGATGTTTGCATTATATTTAATTTTCACCGTATCACCAGGAAGCAAAACGACCCTCTTAAAACGTTCCAAACTTTTCAACGCAGTCTCTTTGGTAAACCCTCTGTTCTCATCACTCCCATTCACTGGATCGATATAGTAGGTATTTCCTATTCTCTTTTTATTTACCCAACGTTCGGGATGCAGTTTGTCGTACTCCTTTCCATGATGCAATCCGATAAAAACAGGATCTTTCAGTTCTGATTGCCAACCATCTACACGATTCTTTAAAGCATCTCTTTCTTGATCCGAAACATTATTCAATGGTGTGGTCTCTCCAATATCCTGCTTTAAATTATAGATCTCTTGTGGTTGATCTCCTACTTTGATAATCTTCTTATCTCCACAACGCAAAGCATAAGAGCCAGTATCAAAAGTTCTCCATGCCAACTGCTCATGAGGCACCCCTCTCTTCTCTCCTGTAATGTAGGGAACAATATTTACCCCATCCAATGGGTTCTTTGGTTTGGCACCAGAATAGACCACAGCAGTAGCGAAGATATCCAACGAAATAACTGGTTTATCATATACCTGTCCTCCTTTGATCTGTGCAGGCCATCTCATGGCAAAAGGCACATGTACTCCCCCTTCGTATAGCGAACGTTTTCCATCGCGCAACACCCCATTATTGGAAGCATTATGCTGTTCTGGGCCACCATTATCTGAGAGAAAGAAAACAATCGTATTGTCTTCTATGCCCTTCTCTTTTAACTTCGCTAGAATGCTTCCAACCCCATCATCGACAGCACTAACCATGGCAGCATACGTACGACGCTTACGATTTTTGATATGAGTAAAACGATCCATATATTTCTTGGTTGCCTGAAGTGGCACATGCGGAGCATTATAGGCTAGATATAGAAAGAATGGCTCTTTTGATGATTTATCGATAAAAGAGACTGCCTCTCTTGACAGGGCATCCGTTAGATACTCTTTCTCTCTTACACGCTCCCCATTATGAAGAATCTTCGTTCTATAAGTTGCAGATTGCGAATTGACATCCAGATAGTCATCTATATTTAGATTCTTTGGAAAATACATATGCCCTCCACCAAGAAAGCCAAAAAACTCATCAAATCCGCGACTACGTGGATGTAATTCTGGTGTCGTTCCCAAATGCCATTTACCAAGCGCCATCGATCGATACCCCTCTCTTTTTAAAGTAGCAGGAATCATCTCTTCGCTTAAAGGAACCCCTTGATTGGAATCATTCGGTGTAAACAG
The Prolixibacteraceae bacterium DNA segment above includes these coding regions:
- a CDS encoding sulfatase-like hydrolase/transferase — encoded protein: MNLMKNLVPMLLLGAVGCNKSTEPAKQRPNVIVILTDDMGYQDVGFNGCKDIPTPNIDRVANEGVCFTNGYVSYSVCGPSRAGLLTGRYQERFGFGRNPLFTPNDSNQGVPLSEEMIPATLKREGYRSMALGKWHLGTTPELHPRSRGFDEFFGFLGGGHMYFPKNLNIDDYLDVNSQSATYRTKILHNGERVREKEYLTDALSREAVSFIDKSSKEPFFLYLAYNAPHVPLQATKKYMDRFTHIKNRKRRTYAAMVSAVDDGVGSILAKLKEKGIEDNTIVFFLSDNGGPEQHNASNNGVLRDGKRSLYEGGVHVPFAMRWPAQIKGGQVYDKPVISLDIFATAVVYSGAKPKNPLDGVNIVPYITGEKRGVPHEQLAWRTFDTGSYALRCGDKKIIKVGDQPQEIYNLKQDIGETTPLNNVSDQERDALKNRVDGWQSELKDPVFIGLHHGKEYDKLHPERWVNKKRIGNTYYIDPVNGSDENRGFTKETALKSLERFKRVVLLPGDTVKIKYNANIFTPISFKDVQGKADNPIVFTHYGYPQNVKKDSSYLKKWMPPHDKYIEVIH